In Sinorhizobium numidicum, the following proteins share a genomic window:
- a CDS encoding glycosyltransferase, producing the protein MRIGFVVGQFPLLSETFVIGQMAGLLRHGFNVNVVCNGISDYNFADREQEPLATLLKETRDWWGAAAQLRPAIGRLPARFRDKASTALDMSSVGRLNECDVIVAHFGHNGARAARLKKWKRLRPPIVTIFHGYDVGVPLRERDLRRYNDLFEYGALNLTVNDFFRQALVEAGAPEAKVAVHHMGIDLRKIPYEWKSWQGSPLQLISVCRLAEKKGVEFALRALAKLRAGAPGLAWHYTIIGDGPLRQELEVLASELGINEQVSFLGSLAHEDVKQWLRRSHVFVLPSVTASNGDVEGIPVALMEAMAAGLTVVSSYHSGIPELIEDQKTGFLAAERDVDTLANRLHFVAEHPEQCERIALQARRKVEAEFDMESLDNDFAEILGRFAKSRLVA; encoded by the coding sequence ATGCGCATAGGTTTCGTAGTCGGGCAGTTTCCTCTGCTCTCGGAGACGTTCGTCATTGGGCAGATGGCCGGCCTTTTGCGGCACGGCTTTAACGTCAATGTCGTCTGCAATGGGATTTCTGACTATAATTTCGCCGATCGGGAGCAGGAGCCGCTCGCGACTCTGTTGAAAGAGACCCGCGACTGGTGGGGAGCAGCGGCGCAGCTTCGTCCGGCAATAGGGCGGCTACCGGCAAGGTTTCGCGATAAGGCCTCTACGGCTCTCGATATGTCGTCGGTTGGGCGCCTGAACGAATGCGACGTTATCGTCGCCCATTTCGGGCACAACGGCGCCCGCGCGGCGCGGCTGAAGAAGTGGAAACGGCTCAGGCCGCCGATCGTCACGATCTTTCACGGCTATGACGTCGGTGTGCCGCTGCGTGAGCGAGACCTCAGGCGATACAATGATCTCTTCGAGTACGGCGCCCTCAACCTGACGGTGAACGACTTTTTCCGCCAAGCCCTGGTGGAGGCCGGAGCGCCGGAGGCAAAGGTCGCCGTCCACCATATGGGGATAGATCTGCGAAAAATTCCCTATGAGTGGAAATCGTGGCAGGGCTCGCCGCTGCAACTCATTTCGGTGTGCCGACTGGCCGAAAAGAAGGGGGTGGAATTCGCATTGCGCGCGCTCGCCAAACTTCGTGCCGGCGCACCGGGGCTTGCCTGGCACTACACGATCATCGGCGATGGCCCCTTGCGGCAGGAACTCGAAGTACTGGCGTCCGAGCTCGGTATCAACGAGCAGGTTTCATTCCTTGGCAGCCTCGCCCACGAGGACGTCAAGCAATGGCTGCGGCGATCGCACGTCTTCGTCCTGCCGAGCGTCACCGCCAGTAACGGCGATGTCGAAGGCATACCGGTAGCTCTGATGGAGGCCATGGCCGCCGGACTGACGGTCGTCAGTTCCTATCATTCCGGTATCCCCGAATTGATCGAGGACCAGAAAACGGGCTTCCTCGCGGCCGAAAGGGATGTCGACACGCTCGCGAACCGCCTGCACTTCGTCGCCGAGCATCCCGAGCAATGCGAACGCATAGCGTTGCAAGCAAGAAGGAAAGTAGAGGCCGAATTCGACATGGAGAGCCTCGACAACGATTTCGCCGAAATTCTCGGCCGTTTCGCCAAATCGAGGCTAGTCGCTTGA
- a CDS encoding glycosyltransferase codes for MKVLFAGGNGYYPEFSGGVQSSTHHLVQQLRDRGHEAGVLAALFGDGAFGFKTRLKLKLSGQRGVMDNFPGYPVVRAWFPWEAAAFAVKKLQPDVAVVQCHKSVPIGKALQVHNVPLVIYLRNVEFHELAGDLRELTSAYYIANSEFTARSYKQKYGIDSVIIPPTINPETYKTPTARQYVTFINPYKEKGFELAVRIAEQCPDIPFLFVESWKLSDDHRAEIEKIIAPLKNVRLESRTSDMKTVYGRTKILLAPSKWEEAWGRVASEAHCSGIPVVGSRRGGLPEAIGEGGIVLDYDAPLEEWTGAIRRLWSDDAEYERLSAAASNFAERPLMQPTRQFAAFLEVLERAAADRPSALKAS; via the coding sequence ATGAAAGTCCTGTTTGCCGGCGGAAACGGATATTATCCTGAATTCAGCGGCGGCGTTCAGTCAAGCACGCACCACCTCGTCCAGCAATTGCGTGACCGCGGTCACGAGGCAGGTGTCCTTGCCGCCTTGTTCGGCGACGGCGCCTTTGGGTTCAAAACGCGCCTCAAGTTAAAGTTGTCCGGTCAGCGCGGCGTCATGGACAACTTTCCCGGATATCCCGTCGTTCGCGCCTGGTTTCCCTGGGAAGCGGCGGCCTTCGCCGTCAAGAAGCTCCAGCCCGATGTGGCGGTTGTGCAGTGCCACAAATCCGTGCCGATCGGAAAGGCGCTGCAGGTACACAATGTGCCGCTGGTCATCTATCTCAGAAATGTCGAGTTTCACGAACTCGCCGGCGATCTACGGGAATTGACGTCCGCCTACTATATCGCGAATTCGGAATTCACCGCCCGGAGCTATAAGCAGAAGTACGGCATCGACTCGGTGATCATCCCGCCGACGATCAATCCCGAAACCTACAAGACCCCGACGGCGCGCCAATATGTAACTTTCATCAATCCCTACAAGGAGAAGGGATTCGAATTGGCGGTTCGCATCGCCGAGCAGTGCCCGGACATTCCATTCCTGTTCGTCGAAAGCTGGAAGCTCTCGGACGACCACCGGGCAGAAATCGAGAAGATCATCGCGCCCTTGAAGAACGTGCGGCTGGAGAGCCGGACCAGCGATATGAAGACCGTTTACGGGCGGACCAAGATCCTGCTGGCCCCCAGCAAATGGGAAGAGGCCTGGGGACGGGTAGCCTCCGAGGCTCATTGCAGCGGCATTCCGGTCGTAGGCTCAAGGCGCGGAGGATTGCCGGAGGCGATCGGCGAAGGCGGCATCGTTCTCGACTACGACGCGCCGCTCGAAGAATGGACCGGAGCGATCCGACGCCTTTGGAGCGACGACGCCGAATATGAGCGGTTATCGGCAGCCGCATCGAACTTCGCCGAGCGTCCGCTGATGCAGCCAACGCGACAATTTGCGGCCTTCCTCGAGGTTCTGGAGCGTGCCGCCGCCGACCGTCCCTCTGCCCTCAAGGCCTCCTGA
- a CDS encoding sulfite oxidase-like oxidoreductase gives MVDDEPVSETKLTTTKRRWAADGKFLTGRIARPETERLPPGQHLVKDWPVLDLGQQPHITLENWRLDVTGLVEDPLSLDWTAFQSLPQSDNLSDIHCVTTWSRYDNRWEGVLTRDLIDRVMPRPEAEYVMLTSYDGYSTNLPLADFAGEDAILATAWEGAPITRSHGGPMRLVVPHLYFWKSAKWLTRIDFRGRDVAGFWERNGYHMRGDPWREERYSGD, from the coding sequence ATGGTCGATGACGAACCGGTATCGGAGACGAAACTGACGACCACCAAGCGGCGATGGGCGGCCGACGGCAAATTCCTGACCGGCCGCATCGCTCGGCCCGAAACCGAGCGCCTGCCGCCTGGTCAGCATCTCGTCAAAGACTGGCCCGTCCTGGACCTCGGGCAGCAGCCGCATATTACGCTGGAAAACTGGCGGCTCGACGTGACCGGTTTGGTCGAAGACCCGCTATCGCTTGATTGGACGGCGTTCCAGTCGCTGCCGCAGAGCGACAATCTTTCCGACATTCATTGTGTGACGACCTGGTCGCGTTACGACAACCGCTGGGAAGGTGTGCTGACACGCGATCTCATCGACCGGGTCATGCCCAGGCCGGAAGCGGAATACGTCATGCTGACGAGCTATGACGGCTATAGCACCAACCTTCCGCTTGCCGACTTCGCCGGTGAAGATGCAATTCTCGCAACCGCTTGGGAAGGCGCGCCGATCACGCGCTCGCATGGTGGGCCGATGCGCCTCGTGGTGCCGCATCTCTATTTCTGGAAGAGCGCGAAATGGCTGACCCGCATCGATTTTCGCGGCCGCGACGTGGCCGGCTTCTGGGAGCGAAACGGTTACCACATGCGCGGCGACCCCTGGCGCGAGGAACGCTATTCCGGCGATTGA
- the ggt gene encoding gamma-glutamyltransferase gives MRIPSLRTLSFIVTFALVLAPWKGQAASPEPVKAEHGMVVAAQHLASDIGVAVLKKGGNAVDAAVAVGYALAVVYPTAGNIGGGGFMTIRFNDGKTTFLDFRERAPLAATKSMYLDDKGNLVKGLSTEGYLAIGVPGPVMGFEFARSRYGTRPLKELIDPAIKLAREGFVLEQGDIDSFEGETERLAKDPAAAAIFLKPDGKPFTVGDKLVQTDLAASLSSIAEKGPDAFYKGAIADAIVKASAEKGGILAKKDFEQYAVRELEPVKCNYRGYDIVSSPPPSSGGVIICEILNILEDYPLSYLGYGSAETVHAMIEAMRHAYVDRNTALGDPAFVENPVGKLVDKAYAKEIRDKIDPFKAGVSQVLMPAGFAESKETTHYSIIDDEGNAVAVTYTLNGSFGAGVVAPGTGILLNNEMDDFTAKPGTPNLYGLVQGEANAIAPGKTPLSSMSPTIISKDGKPFMVIGSPGGARIITITLEAIINVIDHGMNIQEAVDAPRIHHQWLPDKVFMEPYALSPDTRKLLSGMGHDVEIDESWPIWGQATGILVGGESLSEIEAGAGARYNGAVDSRIGAGAARGY, from the coding sequence ATGCGCATTCCCAGCTTGAGAACCCTGTCCTTTATCGTAACCTTCGCGCTCGTGCTCGCACCTTGGAAGGGTCAGGCGGCCTCGCCGGAGCCGGTCAAGGCCGAGCATGGCATGGTCGTCGCGGCTCAGCATCTCGCTTCCGACATCGGTGTCGCGGTGTTGAAGAAGGGCGGCAATGCGGTCGATGCGGCGGTCGCGGTCGGCTATGCGCTTGCGGTCGTCTATCCGACCGCCGGCAATATCGGCGGCGGCGGCTTCATGACTATCCGCTTCAACGATGGCAAGACGACCTTTCTCGACTTTCGCGAACGCGCGCCGCTTGCAGCGACCAAATCCATGTATCTCGACGACAAGGGCAACCTCGTTAAAGGCTTGAGCACGGAAGGCTATCTCGCCATCGGGGTGCCTGGGCCGGTGATGGGTTTCGAATTTGCGCGCAGCCGCTACGGCACGCGGCCGCTTAAAGAATTGATTGATCCGGCGATCAAACTCGCCAGGGAAGGCTTCGTGCTGGAGCAGGGCGATATCGATTCCTTCGAGGGCGAAACCGAAAGGCTGGCGAAGGACCCCGCCGCCGCCGCGATCTTCCTGAAGCCGGACGGAAAACCCTTCACGGTCGGTGACAAGCTGGTCCAGACCGATCTCGCCGCCTCGCTTTCGAGCATTGCCGAAAAAGGACCGGATGCCTTTTACAAGGGCGCGATTGCCGATGCGATCGTAAAAGCAAGCGCGGAGAAGGGCGGCATCCTCGCCAAGAAGGATTTCGAGCAATATGCCGTGCGCGAGCTGGAGCCGGTCAAGTGCAATTATCGCGGCTACGATATCGTGTCCTCGCCGCCGCCTTCGTCGGGCGGCGTCATCATCTGCGAAATCCTCAACATCCTCGAGGACTATCCGCTCTCCTATCTCGGCTACGGTTCGGCCGAGACCGTGCATGCGATGATCGAGGCGATGCGCCACGCCTATGTCGACCGCAACACGGCGCTCGGCGATCCGGCCTTTGTCGAGAACCCCGTCGGCAAGCTCGTCGACAAGGCCTATGCCAAGGAGATCCGCGACAAGATCGACCCCTTCAAGGCAGGCGTTTCGCAGGTGCTGATGCCGGCGGGCTTTGCCGAGAGCAAGGAAACGACCCACTATTCCATCATCGACGACGAGGGAAATGCCGTGGCCGTCACCTATACCCTGAACGGTTCCTTCGGCGCAGGGGTGGTGGCGCCCGGCACCGGAATCCTGCTTAACAACGAGATGGATGATTTCACCGCCAAGCCGGGGACACCCAATCTCTACGGTCTTGTCCAGGGCGAGGCGAACGCGATTGCGCCCGGCAAGACGCCGCTTTCGTCGATGAGCCCGACCATCATCTCCAAGGACGGCAAGCCGTTCATGGTGATCGGCAGCCCCGGTGGCGCACGGATCATCACCATCACACTCGAAGCGATCATCAATGTCATCGATCACGGCATGAACATTCAAGAAGCCGTGGACGCGCCGCGCATTCACCATCAATGGTTGCCGGATAAGGTGTTCATGGAGCCTTATGCGCTCTCGCCCGACACCCGCAAGCTTCTGTCGGGGATGGGCCACGACGTCGAGATTGACGAAAGCTGGCCTATTTGGGGGCAGGCCACCGGCATTCTCGTCGGCGGCGAAAGTCTGAGCGAGATCGAGGCCGGGGCTGGTGCGCGCTACAACGGTGCGGTCGACAGCCGTATCGGAGCCGGCGCGGCAAGGGGCTATTAG
- the pcaQ gene encoding pca operon transcription factor PcaQ: MLDARVKFRHLQTFVEVARQKSVAKAAELLHVTQPAVTKTIRELEEVLGVAVFEREGRGIKITRYGEVFLRHAGAALTALRQGLDSVSQERSGDGPPIRIGALPTVSTRIMPGAMGLFLKEETGARIKIVTGENAVLLEQLRVGDLDLVVGRLAAPDKMTGFSFEHLYSEQVVFAVRVGHPLLCGKRSVFAHLSDYPVLMPTRASIIRPFVERFLITNGIASLPNQIETVSDSFGRAFVRSSDAIWIISTGVVATDITDGLLTTLPIDTSETKGPVGLTMRTDAIPSLPLFILIQTIREAAGAAMAKV; this comes from the coding sequence ATGCTCGACGCTCGCGTTAAGTTTCGCCATCTGCAGACATTTGTCGAGGTCGCACGTCAGAAGAGCGTAGCGAAAGCGGCGGAGCTCCTGCATGTCACTCAGCCGGCGGTGACCAAGACGATCCGGGAGCTCGAGGAGGTTCTGGGCGTTGCCGTGTTCGAGCGCGAGGGGCGCGGTATAAAGATCACCCGCTACGGCGAGGTCTTCCTGCGCCACGCGGGTGCGGCCCTGACAGCGCTCCGGCAAGGGCTCGATTCCGTCTCTCAGGAACGTTCCGGCGACGGTCCGCCGATCCGCATCGGCGCACTTCCCACCGTCTCGACGCGCATCATGCCCGGCGCCATGGGCCTTTTTCTCAAGGAGGAAACCGGCGCCCGCATCAAGATCGTCACCGGAGAAAACGCCGTACTCCTGGAGCAATTGCGCGTCGGCGACCTCGACCTGGTGGTCGGGAGGCTTGCCGCGCCCGACAAGATGACCGGCTTTTCTTTCGAACACCTCTATTCGGAACAGGTCGTCTTTGCCGTGCGCGTCGGCCATCCGCTGCTTTGCGGCAAACGGTCGGTCTTTGCGCATCTCAGCGACTATCCCGTGCTGATGCCCACCCGTGCCTCGATCATTCGCCCGTTCGTCGAGCGCTTCCTGATCACCAACGGCATTGCCAGCCTGCCGAACCAGATTGAGACCGTCTCCGACTCCTTCGGCCGCGCTTTCGTGCGATCAAGCGATGCCATCTGGATCATCTCGACCGGAGTCGTCGCCACGGACATCACGGATGGCCTCCTGACGACGCTGCCGATCGACACCAGCGAAACCAAGGGGCCGGTCGGGCTCACCATGCGCACCGACGCGATCCCATCCTTGCCGCTCTTCATCCTAATACAGACGATCCGGGAGGCGGCAGGTGCTGCTATGGCCAAGGTCTAA
- the pcaD gene encoding 3-oxoadipate enol-lactonase, translated as MQFARINDITIHYQVIGATAEKPVLVFANALGTDFRIWRDVIVRLAGDFAIVLYDKRGHGLSDIGQVPYSIEDHATDLAALLDLLAVKQAIVCGLSVGGLIAQSLYQRRPDLVRALVLLDTAHKIGTAEMWDARIAAIEADGIEAIADGVLERWFTPAFRRPENVAFTGYRNMLIRQPVPGYVGTCAAIRDADYTEAAKKIAVPVLCIVGDQDGSTPPDLVRSTAQLIPGARYEIIHNAGHIPCVEQPEILTATLRAFFELVTHGDRTDE; from the coding sequence GTGCAATTCGCCCGTATCAACGACATCACGATTCACTATCAGGTGATTGGCGCGACGGCGGAAAAGCCGGTGCTCGTTTTCGCCAACGCGCTTGGCACCGATTTCCGAATCTGGCGTGACGTGATCGTCCGTCTCGCCGGCGATTTTGCGATCGTTCTCTATGACAAACGTGGGCATGGTCTTTCCGATATCGGCCAGGTGCCCTATTCGATCGAGGATCACGCGACCGATCTGGCTGCGCTTCTCGATCTGCTCGCGGTCAAGCAGGCGATCGTCTGCGGCCTTTCCGTCGGCGGTCTGATCGCGCAATCGCTCTACCAGCGTCGCCCCGATCTCGTGCGGGCGCTCGTGCTCTTGGATACCGCGCACAAGATCGGCACCGCGGAGATGTGGGACGCGCGGATCGCCGCGATCGAAGCGGACGGCATCGAAGCGATTGCCGATGGCGTGCTCGAGCGTTGGTTTACGCCGGCCTTCCGCCGGCCGGAGAATGTCGCCTTCACCGGCTATCGCAACATGCTGATCCGGCAGCCCGTTCCGGGCTATGTCGGTACTTGTGCCGCGATCCGCGACGCCGATTACACGGAAGCAGCCAAGAAGATCGCCGTGCCGGTACTCTGCATCGTCGGCGATCAGGACGGGTCGACGCCACCGGATCTGGTGCGATCGACGGCGCAGCTCATTCCCGGTGCCCGCTACGAGATCATCCACAATGCCGGGCATATTCCCTGTGTCGAGCAGCCGGAGATCCTGACCGCGACTCTGCGCGCCTTTTTCGAACTTGTGACGCATGGAGATCGAACCGATGAATGA
- the pcaC gene encoding 4-carboxymuconolactone decarboxylase, whose amino-acid sequence MNDAFAPSERYRQGMATRRAVLGDNHVDRAQSASTDFDRPFQELITEAAWGHVWSRPNWTKRERSIVTIALLAALGQDEEVAMHVRATANTGASREDICEALLHVAIYAGVPAANHAIKIVKQVFGEMDAGRAV is encoded by the coding sequence ATGAATGATGCTTTCGCGCCCTCCGAGCGTTATCGCCAAGGCATGGCGACCCGCCGGGCCGTTCTCGGCGACAATCACGTCGATAGGGCGCAATCGGCATCGACCGATTTCGACAGGCCGTTTCAGGAACTGATCACCGAAGCGGCCTGGGGGCATGTGTGGTCGCGCCCGAACTGGACGAAGCGGGAGCGGTCGATCGTCACCATTGCACTGTTGGCCGCCCTTGGACAGGACGAGGAAGTTGCAATGCATGTCCGCGCCACCGCCAATACCGGCGCGAGCCGTGAGGATATTTGCGAGGCGCTGTTGCATGTGGCGATCTATGCGGGCGTTCCCGCAGCCAATCATGCGATCAAGATCGTCAAGCAGGTGTTCGGCGAAATGGACGCGGGCAGGGCGGTCTGA
- the pcaH gene encoding protocatechuate 3,4-dioxygenase subunit beta, translated as MSDIQNRGPETGAFFQRDRSWHAPAFTPGYKTSVLRSPQKPLLSLDGTISEITGPVFGHSMLGELDNDLIHNFARPGESAIGERIIVHGRLLDERGRPVPGALLEFWQANAGGRYRHKKESYLAPLDPNFGGCGRTITDENGLYHFRTIKPGPYPWPNGVNDWRPAHIHFSIFGHGFAQRLITQMYFEGDPMIWKCPIVNTISDRRAIEQLIAPLDWGNTIPMDARAYKFDIVLRGRRSTLFENRPEGN; from the coding sequence ATGTCCGACATACAGAATCGCGGGCCTGAAACTGGCGCCTTCTTCCAGCGCGACCGGAGCTGGCATGCACCGGCCTTCACCCCCGGCTACAAGACCTCCGTGTTGCGGTCGCCGCAAAAGCCATTGCTTTCGCTCGACGGCACGATTTCCGAGATAACCGGGCCCGTCTTCGGCCATTCGATGCTTGGCGAGCTTGACAACGACCTGATCCATAATTTCGCCCGGCCAGGCGAAAGCGCGATCGGCGAACGCATCATCGTTCACGGCCGCCTCCTGGACGAGCGCGGCCGTCCCGTTCCGGGCGCGCTGCTGGAGTTCTGGCAGGCCAATGCCGGCGGGCGCTACCGGCACAAGAAGGAAAGCTATCTCGCCCCGCTCGACCCGAATTTCGGCGGCTGCGGCCGGACGATTACCGACGAGAACGGCTTATACCACTTCCGTACGATCAAGCCCGGTCCCTATCCCTGGCCGAACGGCGTCAACGACTGGCGCCCGGCGCATATCCATTTCTCGATCTTCGGGCACGGCTTCGCGCAGCGGCTGATCACCCAGATGTACTTCGAAGGCGATCCGATGATCTGGAAATGTCCGATCGTCAATACGATCTCCGACCGCCGGGCGATCGAGCAACTGATCGCACCGCTCGATTGGGGAAACACGATTCCGATGGATGCGCGCGCCTACAAGTTCGACATCGTCCTGCGCGGCCGCCGCTCGACGCTCTTTGAAAACCGGCCAGAAGGCAATTGA
- the pcaG gene encoding protocatechuate 3,4-dioxygenase subunit alpha, whose protein sequence is MVQDLGYLKETASQTAGPYVHIGLTPNFCGISGVYEKDLGSSMVNDKTLGQRITVKGRVIDGAGAPLKDALVEIWQADAAGLYNSPSEIRGAADPNFTGWGRCPTSAEDGGFVFETVKPGRVPFKDGRLMAPHITFWVVARGINIGLHTRMYFPDETGANSEDPLLARIEHRHRLETLVASGAAPSYVFDIHLQGEKETVFLDI, encoded by the coding sequence ATGGTTCAGGATCTGGGTTATCTTAAGGAAACCGCTTCCCAGACCGCCGGACCCTATGTCCACATTGGCCTGACGCCGAATTTCTGCGGCATAAGCGGCGTCTACGAGAAGGATCTCGGATCCTCGATGGTCAACGACAAGACGCTCGGGCAGCGGATCACCGTCAAGGGCCGGGTGATCGATGGCGCGGGAGCGCCGCTCAAGGACGCATTGGTGGAAATCTGGCAGGCGGACGCCGCCGGCCTCTACAATTCTCCCTCGGAAATACGCGGTGCAGCGGACCCGAACTTTACCGGATGGGGCAGGTGTCCCACCAGCGCCGAGGATGGGGGCTTCGTCTTCGAGACCGTAAAGCCGGGCCGTGTGCCGTTCAAGGACGGTCGCTTGATGGCGCCGCACATCACTTTCTGGGTTGTCGCGCGCGGTATCAATATCGGGCTTCATACCCGAATGTACTTCCCCGACGAGACGGGGGCGAACAGTGAGGACCCGCTGCTTGCCCGTATCGAACATCGCCACCGGCTCGAGACACTTGTCGCCTCCGGCGCGGCGCCTAGTTATGTCTTCGACATCCACCTCCAGGGCGAGAAGGAAACCGTCTTCCTGGACATATGA
- a CDS encoding 3-carboxy-cis,cis-muconate cycloisomerase, which produces MTYSAFDHPYLSGLLGDEAVAAEFSVAADIRAMLAFEAALARAEARNGVIPDQAADRINGACRAFSPDVAALRRATAADGVVVPELVRQLRVAVGGEAAEHVHFGATSQDVIDTSLMLRLKAIAELFSGRLGNVASMLEECEKQWGERPLTGRTRMQPAIPITVSDRLRTWIEPLLDHQDRLDAIDGNLFAVQFGGAAGTLEKLKDKAEAVRETLAEELALVGCPQWHSQRSAVADFANLLSLITGSLGKFGQDVALMAQSGEEIVLAGGGSSSAMPHKQNPVAAEILVTLARFNATQLSGIHQALVHEQERSGSAWTLEWLILPQMAGATAAALRLAAELAGNIRRLGAA; this is translated from the coding sequence ATGACCTATTCGGCCTTCGATCATCCCTATCTCTCCGGTCTTCTCGGCGACGAGGCCGTAGCGGCGGAATTCTCCGTTGCTGCCGACATTCGAGCGATGCTCGCCTTCGAGGCGGCGCTTGCCAGGGCCGAGGCGCGCAATGGCGTGATCCCAGATCAGGCGGCCGACCGCATTAACGGGGCCTGTCGCGCCTTTTCTCCGGACGTTGCCGCATTGCGCCGTGCGACGGCGGCCGACGGCGTCGTCGTGCCGGAACTCGTCCGGCAATTGCGCGTGGCAGTCGGCGGAGAGGCGGCGGAGCATGTCCATTTCGGGGCCACCAGCCAGGACGTCATCGACACCAGCCTGATGCTGCGGCTGAAGGCGATCGCCGAACTCTTCTCCGGTCGGCTCGGCAATGTCGCGTCGATGTTGGAGGAGTGTGAGAAGCAATGGGGCGAGCGACCGCTCACTGGCCGCACGCGCATGCAGCCGGCCATTCCCATCACGGTTTCTGACCGTCTGCGCACCTGGATCGAACCATTGCTCGATCATCAAGACAGGCTCGACGCGATCGATGGCAATCTGTTCGCCGTCCAATTCGGGGGGGCCGCTGGCACGCTCGAAAAACTCAAGGACAAGGCTGAGGCAGTACGCGAGACGCTTGCGGAGGAACTGGCGCTCGTCGGTTGTCCGCAATGGCACAGCCAGCGTTCGGCGGTCGCGGACTTCGCCAATCTGCTGTCGCTGATCACCGGTAGCCTAGGCAAGTTTGGCCAGGACGTGGCCTTGATGGCCCAGTCGGGAGAGGAGATCGTGCTCGCTGGCGGCGGAAGCTCGTCCGCCATGCCGCACAAGCAGAATCCGGTGGCGGCGGAGATACTGGTCACCCTGGCGCGCTTCAATGCCACGCAGCTTTCCGGCATCCACCAGGCGCTCGTGCATGAGCAGGAGCGTTCGGGCTCGGCCTGGACGCTCGAATGGCTGATCCTGCCACAAATGGCCGGCGCGACGGCGGCGGCACTGAGACTGGCGGCGGAACTTGCCGGCAATATCCGCCGGCTGGGCGCGGCGTAA